A DNA window from Amphiprion ocellaris isolate individual 3 ecotype Okinawa chromosome 8, ASM2253959v1, whole genome shotgun sequence contains the following coding sequences:
- the kiaa2013 gene encoding uncharacterized protein KIAA2013 homolog, with the protein MWLQQRLKGLPGLLSSSWARRLLIGVLLFLIFYWYLGAERRWRFFRGSAVPDGAAGQCLLAEIHRWKSLVERGEGIYRTPQEQLDSPFVSGNGHILLDIDSNKLWVASSSQPGSAPVHQTEYSPRVGVYLEGRRAEAQASLLWFRKGAVLSVRCASPASLQSARDCVTIREEFIAHRSRPNVYLQRIHVSNPSDRPATLDISSGSPSFGSKFSTSAEKLEDREILLSSGRVPVENNRMVLVVVVTKKLNSRIQVSPKSDYTDNILSVVWTSEPIESLKIEETFSTLRDGAKKELGELLRASVDELVVDHQQAWLDLFISGVEMRKITDSHTPSSRTVNTTLYYTLSSSKAPLLDRRLNGEERTRLESSLNYADHCFSGHATMHAENLWPERVTSTAQILQLVTLWTLTLQKRGCKVLVAAGAHGAMQGMVLSFGGLQFTENHLQFQADPDVLHNSYALRGIHYNQDLINLAVLLDVEGKPFLHVSVKQQEKPVKLYACEAGCLNEPVELTSEIKGHTFPVMVTQPITPLLYISTDLRHLQDLRHTLHLKAILAHEEHMANRYPGLPFLFWFSVASLITLFHLFLFKLIYNEYCGPGAKPLFRSKVASKCEDDCSDILDAA; encoded by the exons ATGTGGCTACAGCAAAGACTGAAGGGGCTACCAGGCTTGTTATCAAGTAGCTGGGCAAGAAGGCTGCTCATAGGAGTACTGCTCTTCCTCATCTTCTACTGGTACCTGGGAGCGGAACGCAGATGGAGGTTCTTCAGAGGCTCTGCGGTGCCCGACGGGGCGGCTGGACAGTGCCTGCTGGCTGAAATCCACAGGTGGAAATCTCTCgtagagagaggagaggggataTACAGAACACCTCAGGAGCAATTAGACTCGCCTTTTGTATCAGGTAACGGGCATATTTTGCTTGATATTGACTCTAACAAACTATGGGTAGCATCTTCTTCGCAGCCCGGCTCTGCTCCTGTACACCAGACTGAATACTCACCTCGGGTTGGCGTCTATCTGGAGGGAAGGCGAGCCGAGGCTCAGGCTAGTTTGCTGTGGTTCCGGAAGGGAGCCGTGCTGTCAGTTCGCTGTGCCTCACCAGCCTCTCTGCAGTCAGCCCGGGACTGTGTCACCATCAGAGAGGAGTTCATCGCTCACAGAAGCAGACCTAACGTTTATCTGCAGCGAATTCACGTCAGTAACCCCTCTGACAGGCCCGCTACCCTGGACATTTCCTCTGGCAGTCCCTCCTTTGGCAGCAAGTTCTCCACCAGTGCAGAGAAGCTGGAGGACAGAGAGATACTGCTCTCTTCTGGCAGGGTGCCAGTGGAGAATAACCGGATGGTGCTGGTAGTGGTGGTCACCAAAAAACTGAACAGCAGGATTCAGGTTTCTCCTAAATCAGATTACACAGACAACATCCTGTCAGTTGTGTGGACCTCAGAGCCCATCGAGTCCTTGAAGATTGAGGAAACCTTCAGCACCCTCAGAGATGGAGCTAAAAAGGAGCTGGGGGAGCTGTTGAGGGCCAGTGTGGATGAACTGGTAGTAGATCACCAGCAGGCCTGGCTGGACCTCTTCATTTCAG GGGTTGAAATGAGGAAGATCACAGATTCACACACACCATCAAGCCGCACAGTAAACACCACCCTCTACTATActctgtcctcctccaaggctccTCTGCTGGACCGAAGGCTGAATGGTGAGGAGCGTACTCGTCTTGAATCCAGTCTCAATTACGCTGACCACTGCTTTAGCGGCCATGCTACCATGCATGCAGAAAACCTGTGGCCTGAGAGGGTGACCAGTACTGCTCAGATCCTGCAACTGGTCACATTGTGGACTTTGACTTTGCAGAAGAGAGGTTGCAAGGTACTGGTGGCAGCAGGGGCACACGGAGCCATGCAGGGCATGGTGCTTAGCTTTGGAGGCCTTCAGTTTACAGAGAACCACCTTCAGTTCCAGGCTGATCCAGACGTGCTGCACAACAGCTACGCCCTGAGAGGGATCCACTACAATCAAGACCTCATTAACCTGGCGGTCCTCCTTGATGTGGAGGGAAAACCTTTTCTTCACGTGTCGGTTAAGCAACAGGAGAAGCCGGTCAAGCTCTACGCCTGCGAGGCAGGCTGCCTCAATGAGCCTGTGGAGCTGACATCAGAAATCAAAGGTCACACCTTCCCTGTCATGGTGACCCAGCCCATTACACCATTGCTTTACATCTCCACAGACTTGCGTCACCTGCAGGACCTCCGTCACACCCTGCACCTCAAGGCCATCCTGGCCCATGAGGAGCACATGGCCAACAGGTATCCAGGCCTGCCCTTCCTTTTCTGGTTCAGCGTGGCCTCTCTCATAACTCTGTTTCATCTGTTCCTCTTCAAGCTCATATACAACGAGTACTGTGGCCCTGGTGCTAAGCCCCTCTTCAGGAGCAAG GTCGCCAGCAAATGTGAGGATGACTGCTCTGACATCTTGGATGCTGCTTAA